The Flavobacterium johnsoniae genomic sequence TCGAAGAATTGCCAAACGTTATGATTTCAGACGCAACTCTAGATCAGAATATTTTTGCAGGAGTCGGAAACATTATTAAAAATGAAGTTTTGTATCGCTGTTATGTTCATCCGGAATCTATTGTTGGCAAAATTCCGCCACACGAAATAAGTCAGATTATTGCCGAATGTTCTACATACAGTTTCGAATTTTTATATTGGAAAAAGAAAGCTGAACTCAAACAGCATTGGGAAGTTTATAGCAAGAAAAAATGTCACCGATGTAATCTTCCTATTCATTGCAAGAAAACTGGAGTAAGAAAACGAAATAGTTTTTTCTGCACAAACTGTCAACAATTATATAAATGAAAAATCAAATAGCAATAGGATGTTCAAGCTTTTATAACAGTTTCTGGAAGAATATTTTCTACCCTAGAAATCTGCCTTCAAAATCATGGTTCGATTTTTATTGCCAGCATTTTAATACTTACGAGTTTAATGGAAGTTTTTACAAATTTCCGACCGTGAGAGTTTTTAATAATTGGTACGATAAAACGCCAGAATCTTTTTTGTTTTCAGTTAAAGTTCCCAAAGAAATTACGCACATCAAGAAACTGAAAGATTGCGAAGCCCTTTTAGATGATTTTTATGAAGTTTGTAAATATGGAATGAAAGAAAAATTAGGTGCCATTTTGTTTCAATTTCCCCCGAGTTACGATTTTAGCAAACAAAAATTAGAAAGTCTTATCGGACTTCTTAATTATGATTTTAATAATGTAATTGAATTTCGCCATAAAACTTGGTGGAATGAAGAAGTCTGGAATACTTTTAAAGATAATAATATTACTTTTTGTAGTGTAAGTTATCCCGATTTACCTTCTACAATTTTTAAAGATTTTCCGTTGATTTATGTTCGTTTTCACGGAGTTCCTAAATTGTTTCATTCTGGCTATTCTAGCGAAGAATTGCACAAATTGAATGAAGAACTAAATTCAAAAAATGGATTTGTTTATTTTAATAATACAGCAAGCGAAGCAGGAATTTTAAATGCTTTAGAATTGAAAAGAATGCATACTTAAAATTATTTAACCGCAAAGTCCGCAAGGATTTACGCCAAGTTCGCTAAGATAATTTCTTTTGCGTGCATTGCGTAAATCCTTGCGGACTTTGCGGTTAAGTATAACGTTACAATTTCAAATTTCCTTCAATTCCATCATCCATTGTATGTCCTGTAACGAATGCTGCCGTCATTTTAGCAATTGCTACCATTTTTCCGTTTTTATTATTCCAATAATAACCATCTTCTGGAACAAATTTGATAACGCTCAAATTTGGATCGTCAACGCCGCCTGGCATCCAAACTTTTACAACCGGACTCCATAATCTTTCAATAGTTTCTTTATCATATTCAATACTTGCAGTTCCGTGCAGCGTAAGAAATTTATCGTGAGGTTCAGAAAAGAAGATTTCAACCATCGGATTTAATGTAATTTCTGCATTCTGACTGCTGTTTCTGTCTGATAAAAACCAAAGTTGTCCTTTATCGTCAATTTCTTGAACAGACATTGGTCGCGATTGCAATCTGTACTCATTGTAGGTACAAAACATGCAAGTTTTAATATTTTCAGCAAGATCTTTAATTTTCTCTACTGCAAATTCATCTGTAAGGTCTTTATGATCGCCCATAACATTATATTTTAAGTTTATATTTACTTCTAATTATTTGATTATGGTAAAGTTGGCTCTTTTTAAAGTTTTTCCGATTATATAATTAAACATAGAAATTATGATATTTCAATTCTTAATGTTTGTATAAGAATTTGGCCGAATTTAAAGTGTTATGGATAAAATGCTTTATATTTGATAAAATTTCCTAATAAATGCCATGACAGATTATACCATTTTTTATACCGACGATGATGAAGATGATATTAGTATCTTTTCTGATGCAGTAGAATCGATACCCCAAAATATTATTCTTCAAACTTATTCTGAAGGGCAAAAATTGCTGAACGCTATTTTTAATCCGCCTTCAACTCCTTATGTTGTCTTTTTAGATTTAAATATGCCTGGAAAAAATGGATTTGACGTTCTAGAAGAAATTAGAAAATCGGATCAGAATAATGAAATCCCTGTTGTAATATATTCAACTTCAAGCGAAGCAGGAATTATTGAAAGATGCAGAAATCTTGGCGCAAACTATTTTATAACAAAGCCAGTTTTAATGCGTGATATTATCAAAGCAATAGAACATGCCATTCAAATCGATTGGAGCGAGTTTATTCCAACACAATCTAACTTTGTCTTTAAATCCTGATTTTAAGTCAATTCTGGAATATAAACATTAAAAATAGAACCTTCGCCTTTTTCGCTAGAAACCGTAATGATACCTTTGTGATTTTCAACGATTTTCTTTACAATGGCAAGTCCAATTCCTGTTCCTTTGTATTCGCTTTCGGTATTTAACCGCTGGAAAACTTCAAATATTTTTTCTTTATAAACAAGTTCAAAACCGATTCCGTTGTCTGAAACTTGCAGATGATAGTATGTTTTATCTTTAAATTCAGCATCTGGAATTAATTTTCCGTCAATTTGTTCTCCAGAAATTTTTACTATGGGAGGAATTCCTGGTTTAGAAAACTTCAATGCATTTTCTACTAAATTATGAAGCAATTGTCTAAATTGAAACTGAATAATTGTTGCTTCTCCTAGATTTGCATATTCGACAATCGCATTTTTTTCTTCAATTCGATCCGAAAAATCACTTACCACTTCTTCAGCAATTTCATCAATATTGACTGTCGTGAAAACTCTTTCGGCAGAATTTGTTCTAGAGTAGGTTAATAAATCCTGAATTAAATTCTGCATTTTTTTGGCAGAAACTTCGATTCGAGCTAAATAAGTTTTTGCAATTGCCGAAATATTCTGTTCATCTAAATCGGCTAATCGGCTAGCAAAAGTCTGAATTTTTCTAAGCGGTTCCTGAAGATCATGACTAGAAATATAGGCAAAAGACTGTAGTTCAATATTCATATTTACTAAATCTCTATTTTTGATTTCCAATTGTGTGGTACGTTCCAGAATCTGTTCTTCAAGACGATTCGTGAAGTTTTTTTGATCTTCGATATCAGTGCTCGTTCCAACCCACATTTGTATTTTTCCAAATTCATCTATTTGAGCAATGGCGCGGCTCAACTGCCATCTATATTCGCCATCTGAACGCTTAAAACGATGAATAAATAGAAAGTCTTTTCCTGATTTTACAGATTCCATCCAGAGTTTTACATTTTCTTCGCGATCATCTGGATGTACAATTTGCAGCCAACCATTTTTTTCAATTTCATCTTTGGTTATTCCAGAATAATTATAAAACGTTTCATTAAAATAATTTAAATTTCCTAACGTATCACTTGTCCATATAAGATGCGGCATAGAGTCGGCAAGGAGTCTGAATTTTTTTTCGCTTTTAAATAATATTTGCTGAATATCTCTTTCGTCAGTAAAATCCATAACGGTGCCTAACATTTTGGTAGGTTCATTATTTTCGTCAAAAAATACTTTTCCGTGCACTTTTATCCAGCCAATCGTGTTATCTAATTTTAAAATTCGAGCTTCATATTTGTAAATGCTGTTTTTAAGAGCTTCTGTAAGCGCAGCTACAACAATGTGTTCATCTTCAGGAAGAATTCTATCTCGAATATCCTGATGCACGATTTTTTTATTCTTTTGAAAACCAAAAATATCCAGAATATTATCGCTGTAGATTAATTTTCTGGTTCTAAGATCTAAATCCCAAGTTGCGATTTCTCCAATTTCTATGGCTAACCTTGCCCTTTCTTCTGCCGTTTCTACTTTTTTTCTAGCTTTTACTTTCGAAGTTACATCGTAAACTGTGCACATAATGCCAGATGCTTTTCCGTTTTTTTCGTAAAGCGTTGTGTACTCGTAATCGAGATAGAATTTTTTTAGTTTTCCTTTAATATCGACATAAGCGACAGATTCGTTTTCGCGAATTGTTTTTCCATTCGAAAGCACTTCGTTTAGCAATTCCGGATATTTTTGATCTACTAATTCTGGAAAAACTTCTAATAGAGGTTTACCAATACAATCCTTTTCTTCTCGTTGCCAGATGTCGTGCATCATTGTTAAATTGGCCATTTCGATGATATATTCTTTTCCTCTAAAAATAGCCATTGCAATA encodes the following:
- a CDS encoding DUF72 domain-containing protein; protein product: MKNQIAIGCSSFYNSFWKNIFYPRNLPSKSWFDFYCQHFNTYEFNGSFYKFPTVRVFNNWYDKTPESFLFSVKVPKEITHIKKLKDCEALLDDFYEVCKYGMKEKLGAILFQFPPSYDFSKQKLESLIGLLNYDFNNVIEFRHKTWWNEEVWNTFKDNNITFCSVSYPDLPSTIFKDFPLIYVRFHGVPKLFHSGYSSEELHKLNEELNSKNGFVYFNNTASEAGILNALELKRMHT
- a CDS encoding pyridoxamine 5'-phosphate oxidase family protein, whose product is MGDHKDLTDEFAVEKIKDLAENIKTCMFCTYNEYRLQSRPMSVQEIDDKGQLWFLSDRNSSQNAEITLNPMVEIFFSEPHDKFLTLHGTASIEYDKETIERLWSPVVKVWMPGGVDDPNLSVIKFVPEDGYYWNNKNGKMVAIAKMTAAFVTGHTMDDGIEGNLKL
- a CDS encoding response regulator: MTDYTIFYTDDDEDDISIFSDAVESIPQNIILQTYSEGQKLLNAIFNPPSTPYVVFLDLNMPGKNGFDVLEEIRKSDQNNEIPVVIYSTSSEAGIIERCRNLGANYFITKPVLMRDIIKAIEHAIQIDWSEFIPTQSNFVFKS
- a CDS encoding PAS domain-containing protein, encoding MSNNNYAFLANGGEMGKLTRAKDWSQTAVGAVESWPQSLRTTIGILLNSKFPMFLFWGPDHICFYNDAYRPSLGNDGKHPAILGEKGADYWPEIWDFIKPLIDQVLNKGEATWHEDQLLPIYRNGKMEDVYWTFSYSPVNDENGKTAGVLVICNETTKQVITRKNLEESEKRFRNTVKQLPLGICILKGADLIVEMANSTYLHIIDKEEKDILNKPIFESVPEAKETTYSLLKNVFETGVPYYTDELAVTLNRYNKKELGYFNLVFYPLKEENAEITGVIVISYEVTEEVKARHLLSESEKAFRNIVMESPIAMAIFRGKEYIIEMANLTMMHDIWQREEKDCIGKPLLEVFPELVDQKYPELLNEVLSNGKTIRENESVAYVDIKGKLKKFYLDYEYTTLYEKNGKASGIMCTVYDVTSKVKARKKVETAEERARLAIEIGEIATWDLDLRTRKLIYSDNILDIFGFQKNKKIVHQDIRDRILPEDEHIVVAALTEALKNSIYKYEARILKLDNTIGWIKVHGKVFFDENNEPTKMLGTVMDFTDERDIQQILFKSEKKFRLLADSMPHLIWTSDTLGNLNYFNETFYNYSGITKDEIEKNGWLQIVHPDDREENVKLWMESVKSGKDFLFIHRFKRSDGEYRWQLSRAIAQIDEFGKIQMWVGTSTDIEDQKNFTNRLEEQILERTTQLEIKNRDLVNMNIELQSFAYISSHDLQEPLRKIQTFASRLADLDEQNISAIAKTYLARIEVSAKKMQNLIQDLLTYSRTNSAERVFTTVNIDEIAEEVVSDFSDRIEEKNAIVEYANLGEATIIQFQFRQLLHNLVENALKFSKPGIPPIVKISGEQIDGKLIPDAEFKDKTYYHLQVSDNGIGFELVYKEKIFEVFQRLNTESEYKGTGIGLAIVKKIVENHKGIITVSSEKGEGSIFNVYIPELT